One stretch of Streptomyces peucetius DNA includes these proteins:
- a CDS encoding peroxiredoxin-like family protein, producing the protein MRMPRTTTRPGDTVSARRLTAVSGAEVELPAPDRLVHLQFRRFAGCPVCNLHLRSVVRRHDEIEAAGIREVVVFHSPAEELRRHVEDLPFAVVADPAKRLYAQFGVESTPRALLSPRAWWPIVRAVTSGLRHVLRGRERLPSRTPNGGRLGLPADFLIASEGRVLAAKYGEHVYDQWPVDELLRLAATASPSATPAERPAPGATDPGTTEHEPATGPGGRS; encoded by the coding sequence ATGCGCATGCCCCGCACGACGACGAGGCCCGGCGACACCGTCTCCGCGCGTCGTCTCACGGCCGTCTCCGGCGCCGAGGTGGAGCTTCCCGCCCCGGACCGGCTGGTCCACCTCCAGTTCCGGCGGTTCGCGGGCTGCCCTGTCTGCAACCTGCATCTGCGGTCGGTGGTGCGCAGACACGACGAGATCGAGGCCGCCGGGATCCGTGAGGTGGTGGTGTTCCATTCGCCCGCCGAGGAGTTGCGCCGGCACGTCGAGGACCTGCCGTTCGCCGTCGTCGCGGACCCCGCCAAACGGCTCTACGCCCAGTTCGGAGTGGAGTCCACGCCGCGCGCACTGCTCAGCCCGCGGGCCTGGTGGCCGATCGTCCGGGCGGTGACGAGCGGCCTGCGGCACGTCCTGCGCGGCCGCGAACGTCTCCCCTCACGCACACCGAACGGCGGCCGGCTCGGCCTGCCCGCGGACTTCCTGATCGCGAGCGAGGGCCGCGTGCTCGCCGCCAAGTACGGCGAGCACGTCTACGACCAATGGCCGGTCGACGAACTCCTCCGCCTGGCGGCCACCGCCTCGCCCTCGGCCACCCCGGCGGAACGCCCCGCTCCCGGCGCCACCGACCCCGGCACCACCGAGCACGAGCCGGCCACCGGGCCGGGCGGCCGCTCATGA
- a CDS encoding TetR/AcrR family transcriptional regulator gives MPRPRSLTHAQLASAALAVIDRDGLAGLSMRAVAKELGMSTMALYRYVDDREELEQLVVELVHSTVDTRAPDPDAPWRERVETMVRRLRDAMSAHPAVVPLTLAHRHRTPSGLRWSETVLTVLTEAGIDGERRVVALRGLLSYVIGAIQLEHLGPLSGAGTRAITELPPSAYPLMTETARYAGNVGADREFFEGLAMVLRGMETAREA, from the coding sequence ATGCCGCGCCCCCGTTCACTCACCCACGCCCAGCTGGCCTCCGCCGCCCTCGCCGTCATCGACCGCGACGGGCTCGCCGGACTGTCGATGCGTGCCGTCGCGAAGGAACTCGGCATGAGCACCATGGCGCTCTACCGGTACGTGGACGACCGGGAGGAACTCGAGCAGCTCGTCGTCGAGCTCGTGCACAGCACCGTCGACACCCGGGCCCCGGATCCCGACGCGCCATGGCGCGAGCGGGTCGAGACCATGGTGCGGCGCCTGCGGGACGCCATGAGCGCCCACCCGGCCGTCGTGCCTCTGACGCTCGCCCACCGGCATCGGACGCCCAGCGGGCTGCGCTGGTCGGAGACGGTGCTCACCGTCCTCACGGAGGCGGGCATCGACGGCGAACGGCGGGTCGTCGCCCTGCGGGGTCTGCTCAGCTACGTCATCGGGGCGATCCAGCTGGAGCACCTCGGCCCCTTGTCCGGCGCGGGCACGCGCGCCATCACCGAACTGCCGCCGTCCGCCTACCCGCTCATGACCGAGACCGCCCGGTACGCAGGCAACGTCGGCGCGGACCGGGAGTTCTTCGAAGGCCTCGCCATGGTGTTGCGTGGCATGGAAACGGCGCGCGAGGCGTGA
- a CDS encoding RidA family protein — translation MCHRKCRHHDVGPGTPSTSLESATATGTGTGTGNKASAPYRWVTDISVLPQARSARDACIDTTRPPANTAVQVAALVRPELLVEVEAFAVIPW, via the coding sequence GTGTGTCATCGCAAATGCCGCCATCATGACGTCGGGCCGGGCACACCCTCCACGTCTCTCGAATCCGCAACCGCAACCGGCACCGGCACCGGCACCGGCAACAAGGCTTCTGCGCCCTATCGTTGGGTCACCGACATCTCCGTCCTGCCTCAGGCGCGGTCCGCCCGGGACGCCTGCATCGACACGACGCGCCCGCCGGCGAACACAGCGGTACAGGTCGCCGCCCTCGTGCGGCCGGAGCTGCTGGTCGAGGTGGAGGCTTTTGCCGTCATCCCCTGGTGA
- a CDS encoding isochorismatase family protein — translation MVDVQSAFVTGGGAVPDAARLVERTTDLIARARRSGALVVHLQNDGAPGSDDEPHTPGWELHHAVEAGPAEVVVRKPRDDGFEGTPLGDLLAASGVKALAVCGVMSEMCVQATARTAAARGYRVVLPYDAHATQDIPAAPGISDRIPAATVSRVVAWALGGGGVETTVRASDVAFTAALAGSA, via the coding sequence GTGGTGGACGTCCAGTCGGCCTTCGTCACTGGTGGCGGGGCGGTGCCGGACGCGGCCCGGCTCGTGGAGCGGACGACGGACCTGATCGCGCGGGCGCGGCGGAGCGGGGCGCTCGTCGTCCACCTGCAGAACGACGGGGCCCCGGGGTCGGACGACGAGCCGCACACGCCTGGCTGGGAGCTCCACCACGCCGTCGAGGCCGGCCCCGCAGAGGTTGTCGTCCGCAAGCCCCGGGACGACGGCTTCGAAGGGACGCCGCTGGGTGACCTGCTCGCCGCTTCGGGGGTGAAGGCGCTCGCCGTCTGCGGTGTGATGTCGGAGATGTGTGTCCAGGCGACCGCCCGTACGGCTGCGGCGCGCGGGTACCGGGTCGTGCTGCCGTACGACGCGCACGCGACGCAGGACATCCCCGCGGCGCCGGGGATCAGCGACCGGATACCGGCGGCCACAGTCTCGCGTGTCGTCGCATGGGCCCTCGGGGGCGGCGGTGTCGAGACCACCGTTCGCGCGTCGGACGTCGCGTTCACCGCCGCACTGGCAGGGTCCGCCTGA
- a CDS encoding SRPBCC domain-containing protein: MSEDRIERETLIAAPLERVWSLVAAPGFWVDDTAALSGAVAEEGASMVAKNAEYGDFPVRVEKVEPPAYLAYRWASAFPGEELREDNSTLVEFTLTAEGDKTRLRVVESGFAALAGSEELRGKAMEDNSGGWPQVLDALRKRAEQPSA; encoded by the coding sequence ATGAGCGAGGACCGGATCGAACGCGAAACCCTGATCGCCGCCCCTCTGGAGCGGGTCTGGTCGCTGGTGGCCGCACCCGGGTTCTGGGTGGACGACACGGCGGCCCTGTCGGGCGCGGTGGCGGAGGAAGGCGCGTCGATGGTGGCGAAGAACGCCGAGTACGGCGACTTCCCGGTGCGCGTGGAGAAGGTCGAGCCGCCTGCCTACCTGGCCTATCGCTGGGCCAGCGCCTTCCCGGGAGAGGAACTGCGCGAGGACAACAGCACCCTCGTCGAGTTCACGCTGACCGCGGAGGGCGACAAGACGCGGCTGCGCGTCGTCGAGAGCGGATTCGCGGCGCTGGCCGGGTCCGAGGAACTGCGCGGCAAGGCGATGGAGGACAACTCCGGCGGCTGGCCGCAGGTGCTCGACGCGCTCAGGAAGCGCGCGGAACAGCCGTCCGCGTGA
- a CDS encoding GNAT family N-acetyltransferase yields MSAGPDSMSAALTLRPAARADLRAVLALLADEERVVDPATVAVTEAYERAFAAIDADPRNEMLALVEDADGRGNGGTVVGCLQVTYIPGLGKGGAERALIEAVRIRADRRGGGLGRTLMERAVSRARERGCALVQLTSNKQREDAHRFYAALGFSPSHEGFKLAL; encoded by the coding sequence ATGTCTGCCGGTCCTGATTCCATGTCCGCCGCTCTCACGCTGCGCCCCGCGGCCCGCGCCGACCTGCGGGCGGTGCTCGCCCTGCTCGCGGACGAGGAGCGCGTGGTGGACCCGGCGACGGTCGCGGTCACGGAGGCGTACGAGCGGGCCTTCGCGGCGATCGACGCCGACCCGCGCAACGAGATGCTGGCTCTGGTCGAAGACGCCGACGGCCGGGGGAACGGCGGCACGGTGGTGGGCTGCCTGCAGGTGACGTACATCCCCGGGCTCGGCAAAGGCGGTGCCGAGCGGGCTCTGATCGAGGCGGTACGGATCCGCGCGGACCGGCGCGGCGGCGGGCTGGGCCGGACCCTGATGGAGCGCGCGGTCTCCCGCGCCCGCGAGCGGGGATGCGCGCTCGTCCAGCTGACCAGCAACAAGCAGCGCGAGGACGCGCACCGCTTCTATGCCGCGTTGGGTTTCTCCCCCAGCCATGAAGGGTTCAAGCTCGCACTCTAG
- a CDS encoding serine hydrolase domain-containing protein, translated as MLHKLLSRHVDNGSVPGAVALVGRGDQVDVAAVGHVDVAGTAPMVRDSIFRIASITKPVVAAAVMMLVEDGRIALDDPVGTWLPELASPMVVRTPESPVDDVVPAVRPITVFDLLTSRAGHGFPSDFSLPAVAPLVSELKQGPPQPRSVPAPDAWMAALSRIPLLHQPGEAWLYNICSDIQGMLVARASGLPLPDFLAERLFEPLGMTDTAFHVPRAKLDRFTSYYVPGPAGTPELADAPDGQWSTPPAFPSGAGGLVSTVDDYHAFARMLLAEGTAGGGRRLLTPESVRRMTTNYLTPAQRKAGGLFLEGMGWGFGGAVDIEAVEPWSVPGRYGWVGGTGTAAHITPSTGAVTILLTQLQMSSPSFPEPMRDLWRYAADA; from the coding sequence ATGCTGCACAAACTTTTGAGCCGGCACGTCGACAACGGCTCGGTGCCGGGTGCGGTGGCTCTCGTCGGCCGCGGTGATCAGGTGGACGTGGCGGCCGTCGGCCACGTCGACGTGGCGGGCACGGCCCCGATGGTGAGGGACTCGATCTTCCGTATCGCCTCCATCACCAAGCCCGTCGTCGCCGCGGCGGTCATGATGCTCGTCGAGGACGGCAGGATCGCGCTGGACGACCCGGTCGGCACCTGGCTGCCGGAGCTGGCGTCGCCGATGGTCGTCCGTACGCCGGAGAGTCCCGTGGACGACGTGGTGCCGGCGGTGCGGCCGATCACCGTGTTCGACCTGCTGACCTCCCGCGCCGGACACGGCTTCCCCTCCGACTTCTCCCTGCCGGCGGTCGCGCCGTTGGTCAGCGAGCTGAAGCAGGGCCCGCCGCAGCCCCGGAGCGTCCCGGCGCCGGACGCCTGGATGGCGGCACTGTCCCGGATCCCGCTGCTGCACCAGCCGGGCGAGGCCTGGCTGTACAACATCTGCTCCGACATCCAGGGCATGCTCGTCGCCCGGGCCTCCGGCCTTCCCCTGCCCGACTTCCTCGCGGAGCGCCTCTTCGAACCGCTCGGCATGACCGACACGGCCTTCCACGTCCCTCGCGCCAAGCTGGACCGGTTCACCAGTTACTACGTGCCCGGCCCTGCGGGCACGCCCGAGTTGGCGGACGCCCCGGACGGCCAGTGGAGCACCCCGCCCGCGTTCCCGTCCGGAGCGGGCGGTCTCGTGTCGACCGTCGACGACTACCACGCCTTCGCGCGCATGCTCCTCGCCGAGGGGACCGCGGGCGGCGGCCGACGCCTGCTCACCCCGGAGTCGGTACGGCGCATGACCACCAACTACTTGACCCCGGCCCAGCGCAAGGCCGGCGGCCTGTTCCTGGAGGGAATGGGCTGGGGCTTCGGCGGCGCCGTCGACATCGAGGCGGTCGAGCCGTGGAGCGTCCCCGGCCGCTACGGCTGGGTCGGCGGCACCGGCACCGCCGCGCACATCACGCCGTCCACGGGCGCGGTCACCATCCTGCTCACCCAACTGCAGATGTCGAGCCCGTCGTTCCCCGAGCCGATGCGGGACCTCTGGCGGTACGCGGCGGACGCGTGA
- a CDS encoding alpha/beta fold hydrolase has translation MTAFILVSGTFTGDRVWQEVADQLRKSGARTYPVTLTGMGDRRHLAGADTDLETHIEDVVRLIDEVDTPKVVIVGHDYGIHPVLGAAGRRAERIARIVHLDAGMPQDGEPALHSVTDPAVRDRLSQSVAGPDDDWRIPPPAADGWQRWGSTAGLSEEALARLSELAAPQPRATLTQPLRLTDAVLELPSTGVLCTANGSSIAMVEALVGLGDPRLEALTDPRVTFFELHTGHWPMLSSPGELAEVLLRAAADEGHRLTGTAGEPPAHLRPFLLDVPERRRERLGKVDLHLPDADGPRPAVVLVHGGPVPAEVRPTPRDWPGLVGCAQYLASLGAVGVTLDHGLHSLADYGRAAEDVAAAVDLVRADPRVDGERVAIWFFSAGGLLSAAYLASPPAWLRCVAVTYPVLAPLPSWGISDERLRPATAVRSAGRLPVVLTRVELEMAEIAVTVEEFLTAAEQCGADVEIVDVPGGHHGFETIDHTEPAREAVTRAVASVLGHLRG, from the coding sequence ATGACGGCATTCATCCTGGTGTCGGGCACGTTCACCGGTGACCGGGTCTGGCAGGAGGTGGCTGATCAGCTGCGGAAGTCGGGGGCACGGACGTATCCGGTGACGCTCACCGGCATGGGCGACCGCCGGCACCTGGCGGGCGCCGACACGGATCTGGAGACGCACATCGAGGACGTGGTGCGGCTGATCGACGAGGTGGACACGCCCAAGGTGGTGATCGTCGGTCACGACTACGGCATCCATCCGGTGCTCGGGGCCGCCGGCCGGCGCGCGGAGCGGATCGCCCGGATCGTCCATCTGGACGCGGGCATGCCGCAGGACGGCGAGCCGGCCCTCCATTCGGTGACCGACCCGGCGGTCCGCGACCGCCTGTCGCAGTCCGTCGCCGGCCCCGACGACGACTGGCGCATCCCGCCGCCGGCGGCCGACGGATGGCAGCGCTGGGGCAGCACCGCCGGTCTTTCCGAAGAGGCGCTGGCCCGGCTCTCCGAACTTGCCGCGCCGCAGCCGCGGGCCACCCTCACCCAGCCGCTCCGGCTGACCGACGCGGTGTTGGAGCTGCCGTCGACGGGAGTCCTGTGCACGGCGAACGGGTCGAGCATCGCCATGGTCGAGGCACTGGTGGGACTGGGCGATCCCCGCCTGGAGGCCCTGACGGACCCGCGGGTGACGTTCTTCGAACTCCACACCGGCCACTGGCCGATGCTTTCCTCCCCCGGCGAACTGGCCGAGGTGCTGCTCCGGGCGGCCGCCGACGAGGGGCACCGTCTGACCGGGACGGCCGGCGAACCGCCCGCGCATCTGCGCCCGTTCCTGCTGGACGTGCCCGAGCGGCGCCGCGAGCGGCTGGGAAAGGTCGACCTCCACCTGCCGGACGCCGACGGGCCGCGACCGGCCGTGGTCCTCGTCCACGGCGGTCCCGTACCGGCCGAGGTGCGTCCGACACCACGTGACTGGCCTGGCCTCGTCGGCTGCGCCCAGTACCTGGCGAGCCTGGGCGCGGTCGGCGTGACCCTGGACCACGGGCTGCACAGCCTCGCCGACTACGGCCGTGCCGCCGAGGACGTCGCGGCGGCGGTCGACCTCGTACGAGCCGATCCGCGCGTCGACGGGGAGCGCGTCGCGATCTGGTTCTTCTCCGCCGGCGGACTGCTGTCCGCGGCGTACCTGGCGTCGCCTCCGGCGTGGCTGCGGTGCGTGGCCGTGACCTACCCCGTCCTTGCGCCGCTGCCGAGCTGGGGAATCTCCGACGAGCGCCTGCGGCCCGCGACCGCCGTGCGGTCCGCGGGACGGCTGCCGGTCGTGCTGACCCGGGTGGAACTGGAGATGGCGGAGATCGCGGTCACGGTGGAGGAGTTCCTGACGGCCGCCGAGCAGTGCGGGGCCGACGTCGAGATCGTCGACGTACCGGGCGGCCACCACGGGTTCGAGACGATCGATCACACCGAACCGGCACGCGAGGCGGTGACCCGGGCGGTGGCCTCCGTGCTGGGGCATCTGCGGGGCTGA
- a CDS encoding MerR family transcriptional regulator has product MWSIGELAEQAGVTVKTVRFYSDRGLLPEAARSSGGHRRYGHEAVDRLRLIRSLRTLDLPVPDVGRVLDEEDALEDVVAKQLREVGSRLAALRWREAALQLVQDCAPQERVERLRLIGAVSAPPSTAPVARFWRRWLLPARLPSRLVSAIVEAAVPQPPADPAPEQVLAFARLHALTSGDCSGTGPCQPAAHRPEAGFRPAVLYDGLVEAYALASAELRSRRSPHEGEALDCFVSAYAHACGARDTPAFRRGLSGQLTQDPRIDRYWDLTAEVRGASEPTAGAAHDWLCAALDTGTARPPA; this is encoded by the coding sequence ATGTGGAGCATCGGAGAACTCGCCGAGCAGGCCGGCGTCACCGTCAAGACGGTCCGCTTCTACTCCGACCGGGGCCTGCTTCCCGAAGCCGCCCGCAGCAGTGGAGGACACCGCCGCTACGGCCACGAGGCGGTCGACCGGCTCCGGCTGATCCGTTCGCTGCGCACCCTCGACCTGCCCGTCCCGGACGTGGGCCGGGTCCTCGACGAGGAGGACGCGCTGGAGGACGTCGTGGCGAAGCAGCTGCGGGAGGTCGGCTCCCGACTGGCCGCACTGCGCTGGCGGGAGGCCGCCCTCCAGCTCGTCCAGGACTGCGCCCCGCAGGAGCGTGTCGAACGGCTGCGCCTGATCGGCGCGGTCTCCGCCCCGCCGAGCACCGCCCCGGTGGCCCGCTTCTGGCGGCGCTGGCTGCTGCCCGCACGGCTCCCGTCCCGGCTGGTCTCCGCGATCGTCGAAGCGGCGGTCCCGCAGCCTCCCGCCGACCCGGCTCCGGAGCAGGTACTGGCCTTCGCCCGGTTGCACGCCCTCACCTCCGGCGACTGCTCGGGCACCGGACCCTGCCAGCCCGCCGCACACCGGCCGGAGGCCGGCTTCCGCCCCGCGGTGCTCTACGACGGGCTCGTCGAGGCCTACGCGCTGGCGTCGGCGGAGTTGCGGTCGCGGCGGTCACCGCACGAGGGCGAAGCGCTGGACTGCTTCGTCTCCGCCTACGCCCACGCGTGCGGCGCCCGCGACACCCCCGCGTTCCGCCGCGGCCTCAGCGGGCAGCTCACGCAGGACCCGCGGATCGACCGCTACTGGGACCTCACCGCCGAGGTCCGGGGCGCGTCGGAGCCGACGGCGGGCGCCGCCCACGACTGGCTCTGCGCCGCCCTGGACACCGGGACGGCCCGGCCCCCCGCCTGA
- a CDS encoding SAM-dependent methyltransferase — translation MTGTEPAATPIDTTRPHPARVYDWFLGGKDNYPVDEELGRHIMGVDGTAKHVARTNRWFMQRVTRWLAREAGVRQYLDIGTGIPTEPNLHQVAQAVAPECRVVYTDNDPIVLTHAEALLRSTPEGVTDYVQADVRDTGRILAQARESLDFTRPVALSLVALTHFLGDDDAPHDLVARLVDALPSGSYLVLSQLTADFDPVAVQRGVAMYAAGGVTLAPRTRAEIARFFDGLETVEPGIVQLTDWHPELGVDETVDEDAVISLYGAVARKP, via the coding sequence ATGACCGGGACCGAGCCGGCCGCCACGCCGATCGACACGACCAGGCCGCACCCGGCCCGGGTCTACGACTGGTTCCTCGGCGGCAAGGACAACTACCCGGTCGACGAGGAACTCGGCCGGCACATCATGGGCGTGGACGGTACGGCCAAGCATGTGGCCAGGACCAACCGCTGGTTCATGCAGCGCGTCACCCGCTGGCTCGCCCGCGAGGCCGGTGTCCGCCAGTACCTCGACATCGGCACCGGCATCCCCACCGAGCCCAATCTGCACCAGGTGGCCCAGGCCGTCGCCCCCGAGTGCCGCGTCGTCTACACCGACAACGACCCGATCGTGCTGACGCACGCGGAGGCCCTGCTGCGCAGCACTCCCGAGGGCGTCACCGACTATGTGCAGGCCGACGTGCGCGACACAGGCCGCATCCTCGCGCAGGCCCGCGAGAGCCTTGACTTCACGCGTCCGGTCGCCCTGTCCCTGGTGGCGCTGACGCACTTCCTCGGGGACGACGACGCGCCCCACGACCTGGTGGCCCGCCTCGTCGACGCGCTCCCGTCCGGCAGTTACCTCGTCCTGTCGCAGCTCACCGCCGACTTCGACCCCGTGGCCGTGCAGCGGGGTGTGGCCATGTACGCGGCAGGGGGTGTCACTCTCGCGCCGCGGACGCGGGCCGAGATCGCCCGGTTCTTCGACGGCCTGGAGACCGTGGAGCCCGGGATCGTCCAGCTGACCGACTGGCACCCCGAACTCGGTGTCGACGAGACCGTCGACGAGGACGCCGTGATCTCGCTGTACGGCGCGGTGGCCCGGAAGCCGTAG